The following are from one region of the Phormidium sp. PBR-2020 genome:
- a CDS encoding M48 family metallopeptidase — translation MSFSKTLLVGLRSEQFRHPLDLQATTALKQIPGIDVVIRNLLGALGEQYFYLENIASGVRVGPKQLPELHQLLLEAAQVLDVEAPQLYVRQHPVPNAYTFAMRGRQAFVVLHTSLLELLTPEETQAVIAHELGHLKCEHGVYLTLANLITLAVGQVPNWGALVAQSLQAQMLEWLRCAEFSCDRAALLATQNPRTVMSVLMKLAGGSPTLSPQLNLDAFLEQARSYDEIGEDALGEALKQLQTEQLSHPVPVLRAREIDRWSSSQNYYDLLKCSQSCYSDKTNAMGGWRNW, via the coding sequence ATGTCTTTCTCCAAAACGCTCTTGGTGGGGCTGAGATCGGAACAGTTCCGCCATCCCCTCGATTTGCAGGCCACCACCGCCTTGAAACAGATTCCAGGCATCGATGTCGTGATTCGCAATCTCCTTGGGGCCTTAGGAGAACAGTATTTTTATCTAGAAAATATCGCCTCTGGGGTGCGGGTGGGCCCCAAACAACTCCCGGAACTGCATCAGCTACTCCTCGAAGCCGCTCAGGTGTTGGATGTGGAAGCCCCTCAATTGTATGTGCGCCAACATCCGGTTCCCAATGCCTATACCTTCGCCATGCGCGGACGACAGGCGTTTGTGGTTCTCCATACCTCCTTACTCGAACTGTTAACCCCCGAGGAAACTCAGGCCGTCATTGCCCATGAGTTGGGCCATCTCAAATGCGAGCATGGGGTCTATTTGACCTTAGCTAATTTAATTACCCTCGCCGTCGGTCAAGTGCCCAATTGGGGGGCGTTAGTGGCCCAGAGTCTTCAGGCGCAAATGTTGGAATGGTTGCGCTGTGCCGAATTTAGCTGCGATCGCGCCGCCTTGTTGGCCACCCAAAATCCTCGAACCGTCATGTCGGTGCTGATGAAGCTGGCCGGAGGCTCCCCCACCCTGTCCCCCCAGCTCAACTTAGATGCCTTCCTAGAGCAAGCTCGCTCCTACGACGAGATTGGGGAGGATGCCCTCGGAGAAGCCCTAAAACAACTACAAACTGAACAATTAAGCCATCCCGTTCCGGTGTTGCGGGCCCGGGAGATCGATCGCTGGTCTAGCAGCCAAAACTATTATGACTTGTTAAAATGCAGTCAAAGCTGCTATAGTGACAAAACCAACGCAATGGGCGGATGGCGAAATTGGTAG
- the murA gene encoding UDP-N-acetylglucosamine 1-carboxyvinyltransferase has product MTSTTLEQTLSTDVNESVLHIWGRQTLSGDVTISGAKNAALALIAGALLCPETCRLRNVPGLVDIARMAQIVSALGVKLHRDGDVMDIDASHIGQSQAPYELVSQLRASFFVIGPLLARLGVANVPLPGGCAIGARPVDLHVRGLQALGADVQIQHGVVRACITGGRKRLQGAKIYLDYPSVGATETLMMAATLAEGETILDNAAQEPEVIDLANFCRAMGAKIEGAGSKTIHISGVPKLHTADYSIVPDRIEAGTFLVAGAITQSEISLSPVIPEHLTAAIAKLRSAGTQVVMDTPNRLRVLPGPIQAVDIETQPFPGFPTDMQAQFMALLTLSQGSSVITETVFENRLRHVAELQRMGADIRVKGNIAVVRGVPMLSGAPVVATDLRASAALVLAGLAAEGKTVVQELRHLDRGYENLAGKLQTLGARVERVPVSSEQTV; this is encoded by the coding sequence ATGACAAGCACCACTCTAGAACAGACCCTCTCCACAGACGTTAACGAGTCCGTTCTACATATCTGGGGACGGCAGACTCTCTCGGGAGACGTGACCATCAGTGGCGCCAAAAACGCCGCCCTAGCCCTCATCGCCGGGGCCCTACTTTGCCCTGAAACCTGTCGGCTTCGCAACGTCCCAGGACTGGTAGACATTGCCCGCATGGCCCAAATCGTCAGTGCCCTGGGGGTCAAACTCCACCGCGACGGCGATGTCATGGACATCGATGCCAGTCACATCGGCCAATCCCAAGCTCCCTATGAACTGGTGAGCCAACTGCGGGCCAGCTTCTTCGTCATCGGTCCCCTACTCGCCCGTCTCGGGGTTGCCAACGTTCCCCTCCCTGGCGGCTGTGCCATCGGCGCCCGTCCCGTGGATCTCCATGTTCGTGGCCTACAGGCCCTTGGTGCCGATGTGCAGATTCAACATGGTGTCGTCCGGGCCTGCATCACCGGCGGCCGAAAACGACTCCAAGGGGCAAAAATCTATCTGGACTATCCCAGTGTCGGTGCCACAGAAACCCTAATGATGGCCGCCACCCTAGCCGAAGGGGAAACCATCCTCGATAACGCCGCCCAAGAACCTGAAGTCATTGATTTGGCTAACTTCTGCCGCGCTATGGGGGCCAAAATTGAGGGGGCCGGTAGCAAAACTATCCATATCAGTGGCGTTCCCAAACTCCATACCGCTGACTACAGCATCGTTCCCGATCGCATCGAAGCCGGAACCTTCCTCGTCGCCGGGGCCATTACCCAATCTGAGATTAGCCTCTCCCCCGTCATTCCTGAACATCTCACCGCCGCGATCGCCAAGTTGCGCAGTGCCGGAACCCAGGTGGTCATGGATACTCCCAATCGCCTGCGCGTCCTTCCTGGGCCCATTCAAGCCGTGGACATCGAAACCCAACCCTTCCCCGGCTTCCCCACTGATATGCAGGCCCAGTTCATGGCCCTGCTTACCCTCAGTCAGGGCAGCAGCGTGATCACCGAGACGGTCTTTGAAAACCGCTTGCGTCATGTGGCTGAACTGCAACGGATGGGCGCTGATATTCGCGTCAAGGGCAATATTGCTGTGGTGCGTGGGGTTCCCATGCTCTCTGGGGCCCCCGTAGTCGCCACCGATTTACGAGCCTCCGCCGCCCTAGTGTTAGCAGGCCTGGCCGCCGAAGGTAAAACGGTGGTGCAAGAGTTGCGACATCTCGATCGCGGCTATGAAAACTTAGCGGGCAAACTGCAAACCCTCGGGGCGCGGGTAGAACGAGTCCCCGTCAGTAGCGAACAGACCGTCTAA
- a CDS encoding EAL domain-containing protein has product MTVPIVLAVWHGQRLLQHHLSDSQSLQLLQVSQVHLETWIFPTLAALMSMLITTVLLFLNRLYRWVRRPRRDRTAVEFALDRERLFNHTLIEANPAFVVAISPEGEVLRMNESMLNALGYRREDVLGRDYLSNFVPPGDRHHVQEVFQGLIDVLDMVQTENSVITRDGEILWVAWHGRAVRQCPSGACEFILGIGNDITERQRTIQALATAEAKYRSIFENAIEGIFQISPEGYYLSANPALATILGYDCPEHLIRQIDNIDRQLYVDSSRRAKLLRLLQTQKVVSGFEAEVYRRDGSVVWISEDVRAVRDEQGLLLYYEGSVVDITERKRTEQRLRYNASHDELTGLWNRGWFLSQVERSLRRSRRHEDYRFAVLFLDLDNFKGVNDSLGHVIGDRLLLEIAHRLELCLRPGDTLARLGGDEFTILMENTQDLQEAIDLAQRLQQSLRDPLPVENHHIFTQVSIGIAPADAGHRQPQDLLQDADIALYRAKKQKPAEGYVVFDRTMRSETVRRLQLETDLRGAIKRNELKVVYQPIVCLDTLKVSGFEALVRWQHSHYGTISPSEFIPIAEESGSIQALGAWVLRTAGYQLRHWQQTILGCDRLSMSINLSGRQLSQAFISQLDSLLAETQLDGRTLKLEITETALMEDVDSAIVLLEEIQDRHVVLCLDDFGTGYCSLNYLHRFPIQIIKLDRSFVERLFNGDGRPPIAPAIINLAQHLHISTIAEGIENPQQLQYLQDLGCNYGQGYWFSRPLDAQHAEQLLQEDLNIPALAG; this is encoded by the coding sequence GTGACTGTTCCGATTGTCCTCGCCGTCTGGCACGGACAACGTCTACTCCAACACCACCTGTCAGACTCACAATCATTGCAATTGCTTCAAGTGAGTCAAGTCCACCTAGAAACCTGGATCTTTCCGACCTTGGCCGCCTTGATGAGTATGCTCATTACTACGGTGTTGTTGTTTTTAAACCGTCTCTATCGGTGGGTGCGTCGGCCTCGGCGCGATCGCACGGCCGTGGAATTTGCCCTTGATCGCGAACGGCTGTTTAATCACACTCTCATCGAAGCCAATCCCGCCTTTGTGGTGGCGATTTCCCCGGAAGGCGAAGTGTTGCGGATGAACGAGTCGATGCTCAACGCTCTGGGATATCGTCGTGAAGATGTCTTGGGGCGAGACTACCTCTCCAATTTTGTCCCCCCCGGCGATCGCCACCATGTGCAAGAGGTATTTCAGGGACTGATTGATGTCTTGGATATGGTTCAGACTGAAAATTCTGTCATAACACGCGATGGAGAGATTCTTTGGGTCGCTTGGCATGGTCGAGCCGTCCGTCAATGTCCCAGTGGCGCCTGTGAGTTTATCCTCGGCATTGGCAATGATATCACCGAACGCCAACGCACCATCCAAGCTCTCGCCACCGCTGAAGCCAAATATCGTAGTATTTTTGAGAACGCGATCGAAGGTATTTTTCAAATCTCTCCTGAAGGCTATTATCTCAGTGCTAATCCAGCGTTAGCGACTATCCTAGGCTACGACTGTCCCGAACACCTGATTCGTCAAATCGACAACATTGACCGTCAACTCTATGTTGATTCGAGTCGTCGCGCGAAACTGCTACGACTGTTACAAACCCAAAAAGTTGTCTCCGGCTTTGAGGCAGAAGTCTATCGTCGTGATGGGTCTGTCGTTTGGATTTCTGAAGATGTGCGCGCCGTTCGCGATGAGCAGGGGCTGCTGCTCTACTATGAAGGCTCCGTGGTAGATATCACCGAACGCAAGCGCACCGAACAACGACTGCGTTACAACGCCTCCCATGACGAATTAACAGGATTGTGGAATCGGGGTTGGTTCCTCTCACAAGTTGAACGCAGTTTACGGCGATCGCGCCGTCATGAAGACTATCGATTTGCCGTTCTCTTCTTAGATTTAGATAACTTCAAAGGGGTCAACGATAGTCTCGGCCATGTCATCGGCGATCGCCTCTTATTAGAAATTGCCCACCGCCTAGAACTCTGCCTACGGCCCGGTGACACCCTAGCTCGCTTGGGGGGAGATGAGTTCACCATCCTCATGGAAAATACCCAGGACTTGCAAGAAGCCATTGACCTGGCCCAGCGTCTGCAACAATCTCTGCGAGATCCCCTCCCGGTCGAAAATCACCATATCTTCACCCAAGTCAGCATCGGCATTGCTCCCGCCGATGCCGGCCACCGTCAACCTCAAGATTTATTACAGGATGCCGATATTGCCCTGTATCGGGCGAAAAAGCAAAAACCTGCTGAAGGCTATGTGGTGTTTGATCGCACCATGCGCAGTGAAACCGTCCGACGGTTACAGTTGGAAACTGACCTACGTGGAGCGATCAAGCGCAACGAGTTGAAGGTCGTCTATCAACCCATCGTTTGCCTAGACACCCTAAAAGTCAGTGGATTTGAAGCCCTAGTCCGTTGGCAACATAGCCACTATGGTACTATCTCCCCCTCGGAGTTTATTCCCATTGCCGAGGAAAGTGGCTCCATTCAAGCTCTCGGGGCCTGGGTGTTACGTACGGCCGGCTATCAACTGCGACATTGGCAACAGACCATCCTCGGCTGCGATCGCCTCTCGATGAGCATTAACCTCTCCGGGAGACAACTCTCTCAAGCCTTCATCAGCCAATTAGATAGCCTCTTAGCCGAAACTCAGCTCGATGGACGAACCCTAAAACTAGAAATTACCGAAACGGCCCTGATGGAGGATGTCGACAGTGCTATTGTGCTCCTAGAGGAAATCCAAGACCGTCACGTGGTCTTATGCCTTGACGACTTTGGCACCGGCTATTGTTCCCTGAACTATCTCCATCGATTCCCGATTCAGATTATCAAACTCGATCGCTCCTTTGTCGAACGGCTCTTTAACGGAGATGGTCGGCCCCCCATTGCCCCAGCCATCATCAACCTAGCCCAACACTTGCACATTTCCACCATTGCCGAGGGCATCGAAAACCCACAACAACTCCAATACCTACAAGATCTCGGCTGTAATTATGGGCAAGGCTATTGGTTCTCCCGTCCCCTGGACGCTCAGCACGCCGAACAACTGCTTCAAGAGGACTTGAACATCCCCGCGCTAGCTGGATGA